In a single window of the Planctomycetia bacterium genome:
- a CDS encoding prepilin-type N-terminal cleavage/methylation domain-containing protein: MTRFKRKVPGLTIVELLVSVGVISLLAAILLPAMSAGRQAAKDLECRAQFRDVTQRFINFADDSGVGLRGESQSLGGRFQIEDFQDSLYQVDEFWVGPESERTQVDAGASPLMCPASAGALERRAGLPCSSGGIGPAKNVSTGFNKRLETRTREVRGRLLPANAYLSSRILTMPDVPLVFDVDGQQAAERGVLPLYSAPPILTDKWIDIYESGKNWFPSFRHRGRMNVAFVGGHVLSTIHPTEEPWWQWNYQPDS; the protein is encoded by the coding sequence ATGACTCGATTCAAGAGGAAAGTCCCAGGACTCACGATTGTTGAGTTGCTTGTCTCAGTGGGAGTCATTTCACTGCTCGCCGCGATTCTGCTTCCTGCCATGAGTGCCGGGCGGCAGGCAGCTAAAGACCTTGAGTGCCGCGCGCAATTTCGGGATGTCACGCAGAGATTCATCAATTTCGCCGACGACAGCGGCGTGGGACTCCGCGGAGAGAGCCAGTCGCTCGGCGGTCGATTTCAGATTGAGGACTTTCAGGATTCCCTTTATCAAGTAGACGAATTTTGGGTCGGGCCCGAAAGCGAGCGAACGCAGGTTGACGCCGGTGCGTCGCCACTGATGTGCCCCGCGTCCGCAGGCGCGCTGGAGCGGCGAGCGGGATTACCTTGTAGCTCGGGGGGGATTGGCCCCGCGAAAAACGTGAGCACCGGATTTAATAAGCGCCTGGAGACTCGAACCCGCGAGGTACGTGGCCGCCTGTTACCGGCGAATGCCTATCTCTCCAGCAGGATTCTAACCATGCCGGATGTTCCGCTGGTATTCGATGTAGACGGACAGCAGGCGGCCGAGCGTGGCGTGCTCCCGCTTTACTCCGCCCCTCCCATTCTTACCGACAAATGGATCGACATTTACGAATCCGGCAAGAACTGGTTCCCTTCGTTCCGCCACCGCGGCCGCATGAATGTCGCCTTCGTCGGCGGCCATGTCTTATCCACGATTCACCCCACCGAAGAGCCCTGGTGGCAGTGGAACTATCAGCCGGATTCCTGA